GAGCGCGATCAAGCTCTGATTAAAATCCATATATCGAGAATAATGGAAGTATACGCAGGCGCAAGGTCTTGCGCCTACCCACGCGCCGTATGCGACATCGAGCCGCTACGTAAACGCTAAGGCGCGCGGGGCGGGGGCGGCGGAACGGTGAGGTCGGGGACGAGTTCCTGCCCCGGCAGGGCCGCATTGGCATCCGCCGGCGCTGGAATCGGAAGTTCTTCGATGATCATCGGCGCGACGGGCTGCCGTGCCGGCGCCATCGGCCGCGGATGCACGATCATGTAGGCCGCGACGTCCCAGGCATCCTGCACGCTCAGGACCGGGTTCTCATGGTCCACCCCGATGGGCATGTTGGCGCGGATGTACGAGGCTGCATAGGCGATCTGGCCCATACCCGCCCCGCCATTGAAGCTGTCCTCGCCCCAAAGCGGCGGCACGTAATAACCGACCTCGGGCGGCAGCCTCGGCGCGCCCTGCCCGTCCTGGCCGTGACAACTCAGGCAGTGCTGCGCGTAAACCGTCTCGCCGCGCCGGGCACTCGGCACATCGCGGGGAACCGCGATCGGCATCAATCCCGAGCCCGGCAGGCGCACGCCCTCCGGCGTGTCCTTGCCCACGAATTCGAGATAGGCGATCAAGGCCAACATCTCGCGGCTGTCTTCCGGCAACGGCTTCCCGTTCAGACCGAGCCTCATGCACGAGTTGATGCGATCGGGCAGCGTGATGACCTTGTTGTCCACAAGCATCGGGAATGTCGCCGCCGTCGACACGAAGGGCGCGGCGAAAGGCTTCAGTCCAGCATTCAAATGGCAACTCTGGCAGGACAAATTGTTGCCGCCAAAGGCCATTGCGGAATTCTGTGCATCTTTGCCGATGAAACGCGGCGTGTCTTCGACAAGATCCCGGCCGTACCGGATCAGGTCGGTCTTGGGCCCCGGGTCCAGCGCGTCGATCTTTTGCGGCACGTTCGAAGGATAACGAACCGTGGTGCCGCCTTCCGTGAGCAGGTACCCTGCGCCAACCCCCGCAACCGCCGCCAAGGCGATGCACAATTCCCATGCAACTGTTCTCAAGCCGAATGGTCCCCTCTCACCCCGAATGACCAGCGTGTCGCATCCTCACTTCCGCGTAGCAGATGCGAAGCAGCGCGTGAACGAGTATATGAGCCTAACGTGATCACGATCCTGAAAGCATGACAGACAAAACGCTCCAGCCTTCCGAAACCGCCGTCGACCCTGTCTGCGGCATGACCGTCGACCTCACTGCCGGCAAGCCGAGCACGGCGCATGACGGCATAGACTATCACTTCTGCTCGAAGGGCTGCCTCGCGAAGTTTACCGCCGATCCCGAGCGCT
The nucleotide sequence above comes from Methyloceanibacter stevinii. Encoded proteins:
- a CDS encoding c-type cytochrome, producing the protein MRTVAWELCIALAAVAGVGAGYLLTEGGTTVRYPSNVPQKIDALDPGPKTDLIRYGRDLVEDTPRFIGKDAQNSAMAFGGNNLSCQSCHLNAGLKPFAAPFVSTAATFPMLVDNKVITLPDRINSCMRLGLNGKPLPEDSREMLALIAYLEFVGKDTPEGVRLPGSGLMPIAVPRDVPSARRGETVYAQHCLSCHGQDGQGAPRLPPEVGYYVPPLWGEDSFNGGAGMGQIAYAASYIRANMPIGVDHENPVLSVQDAWDVAAYMIVHPRPMAPARQPVAPMIIEELPIPAPADANAALPGQELVPDLTVPPPPPRAP